A window of Geothrix edaphica genomic DNA:
CTTCTTGAGAACCTTGGGCTTGGGCTTCTCGCGGTCTTCACGCAATACGGAATCGGGCTTTGCTGCTTCTTCCAGGATCTTCGCCAGGTTTCCAAGGCCACGCAGGTTCATCATGTGCGGTTGCTACTCCCATTGGGGCCACGGGCCACCGCTGACCAGAATAACGGCAACACCTTTGCTTACATAGTGATTTTAGACACGTGGTGCGGTTTTTTGCCGCCACCCCCACCCCGCCTGGGACACTGGGCCCCATGGGAACCTCCGCCGCCACCCTGAAGGCCCGCCTGGACAGCCTTTGCGTCCGGTACGACACGGCCGGGGCGCTGGCGAAGGATCCCCTCTCCGTGCCATTGGCCTATGAGTCGCCCCTGGACCGGGAGGTGGCCGCGTTCGTGGCGGCCCACCTCGCCTATGGTCGGGTGGATCCCATGATCCGGGCCGTCCGCGGCGCCCTGGCCCCGCTTGGCGCCCACCCTGCCGACTGGCTGCGGGAGCGCTCCGAATCCGCCATCCAGCAGCACCTGGCCCAGGCCCTGGGCAACTGGGCCTGGCGGTTCCACACGGCCGATGATCTTGCGGCCTGGCTCCTGGCCTGGAGGCGGCTGGACGGGGAAAGCAGGGCGGGCCTCGAAGCCCACCTCCTGCCCGGCCCCGACGGAGATTCCGATGCCGCGCTCTCGCGGCTGGTCCAGCGCCTGCGGGCGGAGCTCCCGGCCTCGTACGGCTCCCGCTTCTCCCTACCTGATCCCCGCGAAGGCGCCGCCTGCAAGCGCTGGCGCATGTTCCTGCGCTGGATGGCACGCCCAAGTTGGCCCGACCTGGGCCTCTGGACCCGCTACCCCGTGGATCAGCTCATCATCCCCCTCGACACCCACGTGGCCCGCGTCTCCCGCTTCATCGGCCTCAGCCGCCGGGCCACACCGGACGGCAAGATGGCCCGGGAGATCACCGAGGCCCTGCGCCTCCTGGACCCCGCCGACCCCCTGCGCTACGACTTCGCCCTCAGCCACCTGGGCATCCTGGGTGACTGCCCCGGCGTGCGGAAACGCAGCACCTGCGCGGGGTGTCCGCTGTACACGGTGTGTCGCGCCGGCTCGGAATCCGAGATAAGAACAAACAAGAGCTAAGCCACCTTTTTTTCAATACCCTTGCGATTGCCGGAACCGAAGGCCGGGCTGGCCATGTGCGCGACCTAAGTGGGTCTCGGAGCAGAGCCTGGGGGGTTCTGCGGAGCGGGGACCCACTGGGAGCATATGCCAGTGCCGATTCGCTCAGGCGTAGCCTGCGCGATGGTAAGCCCGGCCCTTTTGCGCCTTTGGCGCAAAAGGGCCGGGCTTACCACGGCACTCGGGGGAACGACTTAGGGCTGCTTCTTCCGATCTGACCCGGTTCATCGCACCCCGATGCATGGGGCCCGGCTTGGGTACAGGGTAGTCCGGAAGAGGTAGGTCGCGCCAGCGGAAGGGGGCCCCGGGGAGGCGCGCCGGCCCTCGAAGTGACGGATTTCATGGAGGTTTTTAATTGCTGGAAAAATCCGGTGCTGGGCCCTTGACACCCCTACATGTTGGGGCCATCCTTTTCTCCCGGCACAACCCCTAGAGGTTTCCCATCAAGCGCCCTTCCTGTAAGGGAGAGCTTCGTGCGCCTTGCCGGTCGCGCCTTGCCTGTTTGAACGCCCTTCTCCACCCCCCCCTACCCAGGACAGCCCCCATGAAGATCGCCCGCCATTTCACCAAGGCAGGTCACGACCCCCTGGAAGGTTTCCGCTTCGTCCCTCGGACGAGCCGGATCTCCAAGCTCGATGGCACCGTGGTCTTCGAGGCCAAAGACGTGATGGTGCCGGAGGCCTGGTCCCAGGTGGCCGTGGACATCCTGGCCCAGAAGTACTTCCGCCGGAAGGGCATCGACGCCCAGAACGGCGGAGAGAAGGACGCGCGGCAGGTGTTCCACCGCCTGGCGGGCTGCTGGCGCCACTGGGGCGAGACCCATGGCTACTTCGACACCACGGACGACGGCCAGGCCTTCTACGACGAGCTCACCTACATGCTCACCGACCAGATGTGCGCGCCCAACTCGCCCCAGTGGTTCAACACGGGCCTGCACTTCGCCTACGGCATCTCCGGACCGGCCCAGGGCCACAGCTACGTGGATCCGAAGACCGGCGAGATGATGAAGTCCACCTCCGCCTACGAGCGCCCCCAGCCCCATGCCTGCTTCATCCAGAGCGTGGCCGACGACCTCGTGAACGAGGGCGGCATCATGGACCTGTGGACCCGCGAGGCCCGCATCTTCAAGTACGGCTCCGGCACCGGCACCAACTTCTCCAGGGTGCGCGGCTCTGAGGAGCCCCTCTCCGGCGGCGGCCGCAGCTCGGGTCTCATGAGCTTCCTGGCCGTGGGCGACCGCGCCGCGGGCGCCATCAAGAGTGGCGGCACCACCCGCCGGGCCGCCAAGATGGTCTGCCTTGATCTCGACCACCCCGACATCGAGGCCTTCATCGACTGGAAGGTGACCGAGGAGCGCAAGGTCGCCATGCTGGCCGCCGGCAGCGCCATGCTGCGCCGCCACTGGGATGCCGTCTGCCAGACCGTGGAAGGCTCCACCAGCAAGGACGCCGATCCCGCGACCAACGAGGCCCTCCGCAAGGCTCTGGCCCGCGCCAAGCGGGAGGGCGTGCCCACGGCCTTCCTCACCCAGTGCCTGGGCCGCCTGGCCGATGGCGATTTCGCCCGGGATCTCGCGGGCTACGACACCTCCTGGGACGGCGAGGGCTACCTCACCGTGGGCGGCATGAACTCCAACAACTCCGTGCGCGTGCCCGATGCCTTCATGCGCGCCATGGAGATCGACGGCGACTGGGAGCTGAAGCGCCGCATCGACGGCAAGACCAGCAAGAAGCTGCGCGCCAAGGATCTCTGGGAGAAGGTGAACCGCGCCGCCTGGGCCTGCGCCGATCCCGGCATCCAGTTCAACACCACCATCAACGACTGGCACACCTGCCCCGAGGATGGCCTCATCAACGCGAGCAACCCCTGCTCCGAGTACATGTTCCTGGACGACACCGCCTGCAACCTGGCATCCCTGAACCTGTGCACCTTCCTCACCGATGACGGCGGCTTCGACCTGGTGGGCTACCGCCACGCCATCCGCCTCTGGACCGTGGTCCTCGAGATCAGCGTGCTCATGGCCCAGTTCCCCAGCGAAGCCATCGCGCAGCGCAGCTACGACTTCCGCACCCTGGGCCTCGGCTACGCCAACCTGGGCGCCATGCTCATGCGCATGGGCATCCCCTACGACAGCCCCGAGGGCACTCAGTGGTGCGCGGCCCTGACCGCCATCCTCACGGGCGATGCCTATGCCGCCAGCGCCGAGATGGCCCGCGAGCTGGGGCCGTTCCCCAGCTACGAGAAGAACGCCGCCCACATGCTGCGCGTCATCCGCAACCACCGCCGCGCCGCCTACCACGCGCCGGGCTCCGAGTACGAGCAGCTCTCCATCCGCCCCCAGGGCCTCACCGGCACGGGCGTGCCCAAGCGCATCGTCGAGGCTGCCCGCGAGAGCTGGGACACCGCCCTCACCTACGGCGAGCAGTGGGGCTACCGCAACGCCCAGGTGACGGTGCTGGCGCCCACGGGCACCATCGGCCTCCTCATGGATTGCGACACCACCGGCGTCGAGCCCGACTTCGCCCTGGTGAAGTTCAAGAAGCTGGCCGGCGGCGGCTACTTCAAGCTGGTGAACCGCGCCATCCCCGAGGCCCTGGCCCGCCTGGGCTACGCGCCCACCCAGATCCAGGAGATCGAGCGCCACGTGGTGGGCTGGCTCCAGATCACCGACGAGACCCCCGGCATCACGCGCAGCATGCTGAAGGGCGCAGGCTGGGCCGAGGAGGAGATCGCCGCCGTGGAACAGAAGCTCCCCACGGCCTTCGATCCCGCCTACGCCATGGATGTCGAGCGCCTGAAGAAGGACTTCAGCGCCGAGCAGGTGGAGACCTTCCTCCTGGCCCTGAGCGGCACCATGACCGTGGAGGGCGCGCCCCACCTCAAGGACGAGCACCTGCCCATCTTCGACTGCGCCAACCGCTGCGGCCGCACGGGCCGCCGCTACATCGCCCCCCTGGGCCACCTGCGCATGATGGGCGCCGCCCAGCCCTTCCTCAGCGGCGCCATCAGCAAGACCATCAACCTGCCCGCGGAAGCCACCGTGGAGGAGATCGGCCGCATCTACGAGGCCAGCTGGCAGCTCATGCTCAAGGCCGTGGCGCTCTACCGCGACGGCTCCAAGATGAGCCAGGCCATGTCCACCAGCCTCGATCTGCTGGACGGCGCCGATACGCTGATGGACGACCAGGCCACCCACGCCGAGAAGACCCCCGTGCTGGCCCAGGCCCTCACGCAGCAGCTCGTGCGGACCTATCGCCGGCGCCTGCCCAACCGGCGCGGCGGCTACACCCAGGCGGCCACCATCGGCGGCACCAAGCTCTACCTCCGCACGGGCGAATACGAGGACGGCAGCCTCGGCGAGATCTTCCTCGACATCCACAAGGAGGGTGCCGCCTTCCGCGCCGTGCTCAACTGCTTCGCCATCGCCGTGAGCATGGGCCTCCAGCACGGCGTGCCCCTGGAAGAGTTCTGCGATGCCTTCCTGTTCACCCGCTTCGAGCCCGGCGGCATGGTCTCCGGCAGCGACACCATCAAGCTGAGCACCAGCCTCATCGACTTCGTGTTCCGGGAGCTGGCCATCAGCTACCTGGGCCGCTACGACCTGGCCCATGTGGAAGCCGATCAGATCGTGAGCGCCACCACGGGCCTGCGTCCCGGCAGCCAGGCCCCCGGCCTCGCCAACCTGCCCAGCCTGCCCACAGGCACGCCCCTGCCCTTCCCCGAGGCCGGTGCCGCCGCCGGCGCTGCCGCCCACGAGCAGGAACTCCAGCCCGTGCTGCAACCCGTCACCGTCGGCGCCCGGACCGCCGTCAGCGCCGCCCAGGTCGCCCGCGAGAAGGGCTACACCGGCGACCCCTGCCCCGAGTGCGGCCACCTCACCCTCGTCCGCAACGGCGCCTGCATGAAGTGCCAGACCTGCGGGGCGACCACGGGATGCAGCTAGAACATCAAGAAGAAGGGCTGATGTAAGCGGAGGACAGCAGAGGAACGGAGGAGAGCGGAGGAAGATAAGAATTTCCTCCGCTCTCCTCGGCCCTTCCGCTTTCCTCCGCTTATCTACATTTCTTCAAGCCCCCGGAAGCCGCCCGACCGCACCTTCTGCCACAGCCGCATCCAGCATCCACCTGGCGATGCTGAGGGCGCTGGGCAGCTGCGGCAGGGCGTCGAGGCGGAACCAGCGGGCGTCTTCGATCTCTCCGGGATCGGGCCGCAGGTCGCCATCCAGATGGTCGGCCACGAAGGCCACCATGAGGCCATTGGGGAAGGGCCAGGGCTGGCTGCCGAAGTAGCGCAGGCGGTGGACGCGGATGCCCAGCTCCTCGGCCACCTCCCGGTGGACGGCCTGCTCCAGGGATTCCCCGGGCTCCGTGAAGCCCGCGATGGCACTGTACACACCGGGCTTGAAGTGGGGCGAGCGCGCCAGGGCCAGATCCCGGTCCGGGCCCTCCCCGCGCTGAATGAGTACGATGATGGCCATGGCATTCGAGGGGAACACCGTCCGCCCGCAGGCCGGGCAGCGGCGGCCATGTCCTGCCTCGGGCCCCTCGCAGGGCTCCAGGGCCGTGGCGCAGGTGCCGCAGAAGCGATGCGCCGCCGCCCACTCCAGCCACTGGTAGGCGCGACCCGCCCGGGCCCAGTCCTCCGGGTCCATGCGAGGGAAGGCCTCGCGCAGGCTCAGCGCCTCCACCCCTTCGGGCAGCGGGTGGTCCTCAGCCACCTTCAGCGCCAGGTGCCCCTCCGGCAGGCGCAGGCGGAGCTCCGCCTCCACTTCCGGCAGCGCCGGCGCGGAGGAGAGCCACAGCCGGTCCCCCTGGAAGATGATCCGCACACCGCTCATGTCGGATCCGCGGCCAGAGGCGGGACCACGCGCTCTCCGCGCGAGCCCATCCGGCCCCTGCTCCTAGTGCTTGCCGTGGCCCTTGCCCTCGCGCTTCTCCTCGCGCTTCTCCTGGTGCTTCTCCTGGCCCTTGTGCTTGCCTCGATTGCCGCGCCTGGGTTCCACACGGCGGCCCTCCTGCCGCGGCGCCGGCGCTGGCGCGGGCTTCTTGGAGAGGCCCAGGGGATCGGGCAGGCCCAGGGGATTGGGCAGCTGCGCCATCAGTAGAGTGCCGCCGAACAGCAGGGCAGCCAGGGTGCGAACCGTACGGGCCATGGATTCTCCAGACTCTTGGCAGGGGCGGCGGGTCCGCCGCACCGAATCCCCATGCTAACCGGCCTCTACACGAAGAGCACGGCATGCACCGGAGGAAGGTGCTCGGCGAGGGTGGTCCAGTCGTCGCCGGCGTTCTCGCTGATCCACACGGAGCCCGTGGTGGAACCGAAGGCCAGGCGCTCGCCGGAGGCGTCGAGATCCAGCGCGTGGCGGTAGACCAGGTCATAGGCCCAGGCTTGCGGCAGCCCCTTGTGCAGGGTCTCGAAGGTGCGGCCGCCGTCGCGGGTGCGGTTCACCACCACCCGTCCTTCCGCGGGAATGCGGCGCTCGTCCTTGATGGCCGGCACGAACCAGGCCGTGTCCGGATCCTTCGGATGCACCACCACGGGGAAGCCGAAGACCGAGGGCTTCACATCGGTGATCTCCCTCCAGGTCATGGCATCGTCGGTGCTGCGGAAGATGCCGTTGTGATGCTGGATCCACCAGACGTCCGGCGCCGCAGGGCACTGCACCATGCGGTGGGGATCCTGCGATTCCGGCGCCTCCACCAGCTCCGGTGGCGCGTAATCGGCCCGCATGCCCTTGGTGTGGGCGGTCCAGGTCTGCCCGCAATCCGTGGTGTGCCACACGCCGCCGCTGGAGACGGCCACCACCACGCGGTTGCCGTCGCGAGGATCCACGCAGATGGAATGGATGCCGGGGACATCGGCGCCGCCGCCGGCCCACTTGCGGCGTTCCGGCATGTTCCAGAGGGCTTCCACCATGGTCCAGGTGGCGCCGCTGTCCTCGCTCCAGAAGAGGCCACCCGGCAGGGTGCCAGCCCAGAGCAGGCCCGGCTGCGAGGCGAGGCCCGGCGTCAGGCACCAGAAGCGCATCAGGCGCCACGGGATCTCGCGCCCGAGAAAGTCCTTCTCCACATGCCCCTCGGGCGGCGTGGGATAGGCGGGCACGCCGATCTCCTCCCAGGTGGCGCCGCGGTCGCGGGAGCGGTGCAGCTTGGCCCCGAAGTGGCCGTGGTCCAGGGCCGCGTACCAGGCGCCGTCGCGGGGATCCTGCATTGCGAGGGAGACGTTGTCCCCCAGAAAGGACACCGAGTCGAGGTCCCAGACGCCCCGGGCCGTGCGGCGGGCGGAGAAGAGCCCCTTGCGGGTGGAGACGAGCAGCTGGTCGGACATCATCAACCTCCGGACAGGGCCTGCATGACGTAGATCTCGCTGGCGGCGGACACGGGGTCGCTGAGCCCCCGGCGATCGGCGATGGGGACGCCGTCGACGAAGACGGCCATGTGGAACCTCAGGGCGCCGTGCTCGTCCAGCACGTAGCCCCGTAGCCTGGGATAGAGGGCGAAGGCCGCCTCCAGGCTCTCCTGCACCGTGGCGCCCGTCACCGTGCAGGGCGGGCACGCCACATGGCGCTGGAGGTTAGTTGTGAATGCGACTCGGGACATGCAGGAGCCTCAAGGCCCCGCCACTTTCCCCCATCGCCTCCCTACCTGTCAAGACACGCACCGGTCAGTCGAACAGGTCGGGATTGCTCCACCGATCATGATGCTCGGAGGCCTTCTTCTTCGCCGCGGCGAGTTCGGCCTGCGTGGCGGCGAATTCCTCGTCTTCCAGCCTGGTCGGATCCGGCAACGGACGTCCGGCCAGGTCGTGCAGGGGCGCGGCCCGACGCTCCACCCCGACGATCCGGCTCCAGGCCTTCTTGCGCCGTTCGACCTGTTCGATCATGGTCCACCTCCGGCTCAGGCCAAGGATAGGTTCCGGGGGGGCGGCCTGCCATTGTAAAAAAGCGCAGGGGGATCGCTCCCCCTGCGCTTCTGGTAATGGTTTCCGGTAACCGGGCTTTCTACTTGACCAGGCCCAGGTCCTTCACTGCCTGGCGCTCTTCTTCGAGCTCCTTGGCGGTGGCGTCCATCTTGGCGCGGCTGAAGGCGTTGATCTCCAGGCCCTTCACGATCTCCACCTGGCCGTTCTTCACGGTGACGGGGAAGCCGTAGACCAGACCCTCGGGCACGCCGTAGCTGCCGTCAGAAGGGAAGGCCATGCTGGTCCAGTCGCCCTCGGCGGTGCCGAGCGCCCAGGAGCGCATGTGGGCGATGGCGGCATTGGCGGCGCTGGCGGCGCTGCTGAGCCCACGGGCCTCGATGATGGCGGCGCCGCGCTTGGCCACGGTGGGGATGAAGGTGGTCTCGTACCAGGCGTGGTCATTCACCAGCTCGTAGGCGTTCTTGCCGTCCACGGTGGCGTGGTAGAGGTCGGGGAACTGGGTGGTGCTGTGGTTGCCCCAGATGGTCATCTTCTGGATGGCGGTGACGGGCTTGCCGGTCTTCTCGGCCAGCTGGGAGATGGCGCGGTTGTGGTCCAGGCGCACCATGGCGTGGAACTGGCTGGGCTTCAGCTTGGGCGCGTTGGACAGCGCGATCAGGGCGTTGGTGTTGGCGGGGTTGCCCACCACGAGCACCTTCACGTTGCGGCTGGCCACTTCGCTCAGGGCCTCGCCCTGGGGCTTGAAGATGCCGCCGTTGGCATTCAGCAGGTCGCTGCGCTCCATGCCGGCCTTGCGCGGCAGGGCGCCCACCAGCAGGGCGTAGTCCGCATCCTTGAAGGCCACCTTGGGATCGTCGGAGGTGACCACGCCCGCCAGCAGCGGGAAGGCACAGTCCTTGAGCTCCATCACCACGCCGTTCAGCGCCTTCAGGGCCGGCGTGATCTCCAGCAGCTGGAGGATCACAGGCTGGTCTTCGCCCAGCATCGCGCCGCTGGCGATGCGGAAGAGCAGGCTGTATCCGATCTGACCGGCAGCGCCGGTGACGGCCACGCGAACGGGGGGCTTCATGGGATCCTCCTGGAAGTTGGCCCATTCTATACCGCGCTCCCGCGCAGAAACCCCGCAGGTCGGGAATCCGTGATCCAGGTCCCTCATCTTGTCAGCCCCATGGAAGAATCCCCGTCCTCCGATCCAATAGGAAAGATCCGAGGTCGAACATCCGATAGGATGGAATCTGACCGGCCCATGCGCTCCCTCTTCCGCCTCTTCCTGTTCCTCCTGATGGCCTGCCTCGGGCAGGGGGGCAGTGCTGCGGGCATCCCCGGCTCCGGGCGCATGGTCTTCCGGAGCTACGGGCCCTCCGAAGGCCTGGAGCACACCAGCATCACCACGCTGGCGCAGGATGCCGAGGGCTTCATGTGGATCGGCACCGAGGGTGGTGCCTACCGCTTCGACGGCACGGGCTTCCGGCTGTGGAGTCTGCCGGAGGGCCTGCCCTCCGCCTGGGTCCGGTCCTTCTGGCCCAACGATGACGGCAGCCTGTGGATCGGCACCCGGGCGGGCCTCTGCCTGCTGAAGGACGGACGGGCGCGGACCCTGGAGGCCGGCGATCCCCTCGGCTCGGCGCAGATCCACCGCCTCTTCCGGGACGTCCGGGGCCGCCTCTGGGTCGCGGCCGAATCCGGTCTCTTCATGAGCCCCGACGGCGGTCCGCATTTCACGGCCGTCCACGGCTGGCCCGGCGGTCCGGCCTACGCCCTGGCCCCGGACGGCGATGGTCTCTGGGTGGGGGGCAACGCCGCCCTCCACCACCAGGACGGGAACGGATCCTGGCGCACCTGGGCCACCCGGGAGGGCGTGCCGACGGAGCCTGTGAAGGCCCTGCTCGCACTCCGCTCCGGCGCCCTGTGGGTGCGCACGCCCAGCCAGCTCCGCGTGCTCGCGCCCGGGGGCGCGCGGCTGAGCGTGCCCGCCCTGGGCCTCCCCTCCGTGGCCGTGAGCGTCTACGAGGAATCCCTCGCTGCGGACGGCGACGCCGGCGTGTTCGTCCCCACGGCCAAGGGGCTGCTCCACCTCACGGACCGGTCCTGGCGGCTCCTGGACGAGCGCCGTGGGCTGCCCGCGGGCTGGGCCAACCAGGCCTTCGTGGACCGCTCCGGCAACCTCTGGGTGGCCAGCCTGGGCCTGCACCGGCTCCAGGGCGACGGGGCCTGGGAGAACTTCACGCGGCTGGACGGCCTGCCTGCGGACAGCATCTGGGGCCTGCTGCGGGATCATTCCGGCGTGCTGTGGGCCGGCACCAGCGGCGGGCTCGCCTGTCTGGATCCCCGGGGCCTGGCGCCCTTCCCCGCCGCCGCGGGACTGGTGCTCTACACCCTCAAAGAGGGGCCCGACGGCTCCATCTGGGGCGCCGGTGAGCATCCGTTCCTCATCCGCATCAGCCCCGACCGCGGCCGGCTGACGCGCATCCCCCTGCCGCCCTCCCGGAGCTTGGCGGTGCCCGTGGTGCTGACCTTCGACCGCACGGGCGACCTGTGGGTGGGCACCACCCGCGAGGGGCTCTGGCGGGTCTCGGATCCCGGCGGCCGCCCCGAGTTCCACCGGGCGGAGCTGCCCGGTCCCGCCGCCAGGGAGGCCATCACGGCCCTGCACGAGGATGGCCGGGGCCGGCTCTGGGCCGCCACGGAACGGGGTCTGGCCCGCCTGAACCAGGGCCGCTGGCGGCTCTGGGGCCAGGAGATCGGCCTCCATCCCGCTCCGCTCGCGGCCCTGGCCCCCCTTCCGGACGGCACCGCCTGGCTGGCCTACCGGGAGCCCCTGGGCCTCACGCTGGTGGACCTGCGGGGCGACGCGCCCAAGGTCGTGCGCCACTGGACCCGCCGGGACGGCCTGGCCAGCGATTCGGTCTACAGCCTGGCGGCGGATGCGGCGGGGCGCCTGTGGGTGGGCGGTCCCCGGGGCGTCCAGTGGGTGGCTGGCCAGGAGCACCGGCTCTTCCGGCGGGAAGATGGCCTCACCAGTACCGACTGCAATCCCTTCTCCACCTGGGTGGATGGGGATGGCGGCGTCTGGTTCGGCTCCACGGCGGGCCTCCTCCACCACCGCCCCGAGCAGGGCCCGCGGGCCCAGCGCCTGCCGGAGACCCGCTTCGTCTCCATCCGCCTGGGGTCCCGCCAGTGGGAGCACCCCTTCACCGGCTCGGCGAACCTGGGCGCCGTGCCCTACGGCGACCGGACCCTCACCGCCCAGTTCACATCCCTCACCTTCGAGCACGAGGGCAGGATCCGCTTCCAGTCCCGCTTGGGCGGCCTGGATGACGACTGGGTGGAGGTCGGCACCCGCGACCTACGCTACTCGGCCCTCTCCCCGGGGACCTACCGCCTGGAGGTTCGTGCCCTCATCGAGGATGGCGGCGCCGGGCCCATCGCCTCGGCCACCTTCCGCGTCCTGCACCCGTGGTGGCTGCGCTGGTGGGCCTGGCCCGTCTGGGCCGGCCTGGCCGTGTGCGCGGGTACGGGCGTCTTCCGCTGGCGGCTGCGCCTCCTGGAGAAGCGGAACGAGGAACTGAAGGTCCTCGTCTACCAGCGCACCGAGGCCCTGGAGCTGAGCAACCTGGCCCTCGCGACCATCTCCACCACGGACCCGCTCACGGGCCTGCGGAACCGGCGCTACCTCGAGGAGGAGCTGCCCCCGGTCGTCGCCCTGGTCCTGCGCGCCCAGCGCGACCACCTAGCCACGGACCACCACCCCAGCGAGGCCTGCCTCGTCTTCGCCATGATCGATCTCGACCACTTCAAGCGCGTGAACGACACCTGGAGCCATGCTGCGGGCGATCTGGCCCTGAAGCAGGTGTCGGACATCCTCCGGCGGGAAGCCCGCGAGTCCGACTTCCTCATCCGGTGGGGCGGCGAGGAGATCCTGTTCGTGGGCCACACCTCCGACCTGGACGGCGCTGCCACGGTGGTGGCCCGCCTCCACCAGGCCATCCGCGAGCATCCCTTCGACCTGGGCCTCGGGCAGCCCGTGACCATCACCTGCTCCATCGGCTTCTCGCTCTTTCCCTTCCAGTCGGATCACCTGGAGGCCGCCTCCTGGGAGGACCAGGTGCGCGTGGCGGACCGCTGTCTCTACGCCGCCAAGCGCTCCGGCCGCGACGGCTGGGTGGGCGTGGCGGCCCGGCCCGGCCTCCCCGCGGGCCTGGCCCAGCGCTTCGACCAGGGCCCGGCCCTCTGCGTCCAGGCCGGCGCCGCGGACCTGCGCCACAGCCCTCGCGAAGGGGACCTGATCTGGCACTAGGGCGCAGCTAGAAGACCTTCGCCTCCATCTCCTTCACCAGCTGCTCGCCGCCCAGCTGGCGCATCTGGCCCAGGATCCAGGCCTGGCGGCCCCGGATGTAGTCGCTGGGGGCGTTCGCGCGGAACTTGCGGGGGTTGGGCAGCACGGCGGCCAGCAGCGCCGCCTCGCCCGGCGTGAGGCGCTTGGCGGGCTTGCCGAAGTAGGTGCGGGCCGCCGCCTCGGCGCCGTAGACACCCTCCCCGAATTCCACGATGTTCAGGTAGACCTCCAGGATCCGCTTCTTCGACCAGCCCACCTCGATCATCAGCGTGAACCAGGCCTCGGCGCCCTTCCGCACCCAGGAGCGGGTGTTCCAGAGGAAGAGGTTCTTGGCCGTCTGCTGGGACACCGTGGAGGCCCCGCGCTTCCGGCGGCTGTGCTCGTTGTGCTGGATGGCCTTCTCGATGGCCTGCCAGTCGAAGCCGAAGTGGTCCGGGAAGTTCTGGTCCTCCGCCGCGATCACCGCCGCCCCCAGGCTGGGGGAGATGTCCTCCAGGGGCACCCAACGGTGGCGCGAGGTGTAGGGCTTGTCACTGGACCAGGATTCCACCCGGCGCTGCAGCATGAGGGCCGAT
This region includes:
- a CDS encoding ligand-binding sensor domain-containing protein; protein product: MRSLFRLFLFLLMACLGQGGSAAGIPGSGRMVFRSYGPSEGLEHTSITTLAQDAEGFMWIGTEGGAYRFDGTGFRLWSLPEGLPSAWVRSFWPNDDGSLWIGTRAGLCLLKDGRARTLEAGDPLGSAQIHRLFRDVRGRLWVAAESGLFMSPDGGPHFTAVHGWPGGPAYALAPDGDGLWVGGNAALHHQDGNGSWRTWATREGVPTEPVKALLALRSGALWVRTPSQLRVLAPGGARLSVPALGLPSVAVSVYEESLAADGDAGVFVPTAKGLLHLTDRSWRLLDERRGLPAGWANQAFVDRSGNLWVASLGLHRLQGDGAWENFTRLDGLPADSIWGLLRDHSGVLWAGTSGGLACLDPRGLAPFPAAAGLVLYTLKEGPDGSIWGAGEHPFLIRISPDRGRLTRIPLPPSRSLAVPVVLTFDRTGDLWVGTTREGLWRVSDPGGRPEFHRAELPGPAAREAITALHEDGRGRLWAATERGLARLNQGRWRLWGQEIGLHPAPLAALAPLPDGTAWLAYREPLGLTLVDLRGDAPKVVRHWTRRDGLASDSVYSLAADAAGRLWVGGPRGVQWVAGQEHRLFRREDGLTSTDCNPFSTWVDGDGGVWFGSTAGLLHHRPEQGPRAQRLPETRFVSIRLGSRQWEHPFTGSANLGAVPYGDRTLTAQFTSLTFEHEGRIRFQSRLGGLDDDWVEVGTRDLRYSALSPGTYRLEVRALIEDGGAGPIASATFRVLHPWWLRWWAWPVWAGLAVCAGTGVFRWRLRLLEKRNEELKVLVYQRTEALELSNLALATISTTDPLTGLRNRRYLEEELPPVVALVLRAQRDHLATDHHPSEACLVFAMIDLDHFKRVNDTWSHAAGDLALKQVSDILRREARESDFLIRWGGEEILFVGHTSDLDGAATVVARLHQAIREHPFDLGLGQPVTITCSIGFSLFPFQSDHLEAASWEDQVRVADRCLYAAKRSGRDGWVGVAARPGLPAGLAQRFDQGPALCVQAGAADLRHSPREGDLIWH
- the mtgA gene encoding monofunctional biosynthetic peptidoglycan transglycosylase, with product MAKKKRGWGGRILVVLTWLVGLFLGLSLVLVLVFRWVPVPVSALMLQRRVESWSSDKPYTSRHRWVPLEDISPSLGAAVIAAEDQNFPDHFGFDWQAIEKAIQHNEHSRRKRGASTVSQQTAKNLFLWNTRSWVRKGAEAWFTLMIEVGWSKKRILEVYLNIVEFGEGVYGAEAAARTYFGKPAKRLTPGEAALLAAVLPNPRKFRANAPSDYIRGRQAWILGQMRQLGGEQLVKEMEAKVF